One genomic segment of Brassica napus cultivar Da-Ae chromosome A3, Da-Ae, whole genome shotgun sequence includes these proteins:
- the LOC106444424 gene encoding probable xyloglucan endotransglucosylase/hydrolase protein 29 isoform X1, with translation MSDLKYRLKVMVMMMVIVSWRCVLGLENINPIFFDEGLSHLFGESNLIRSPDDRSVRLLLDKYTGSGFISSSMYQHGFFSSLIKLPGANTAGLVVAFYTSNGDVFVKNHDELDIEFLGNVEGKPWRFQTNMYGNGSTSRGREERYRLWFDPSKEFHRYSILWNPTKIIFWVDDVPIREIKRKEEMRGDYPQKPMSLYATIWDASSWATSGGKFGVDYTFSPFVSEFKDIALDGCNVSESLTTVTRDNYNNINCSASDQLLMTSDYSTISPKQAAAMRRFRERYMYYSYCYDTVRYAVPPPECVILTAEKDRFRDTGRLKFGGSHTKVHRARKRRRRNRSTPVVSAEL, from the exons ATGAGTGATTTAAAATATCGACTAAaggtgatggtgatgatgatggtgatcgTTTCTTGGAGATGTGTTTTGGGATTGGAGAACATAAATCCTATATTCTTCGATGAAGGTCTTTCTCATTTATTTGGTGAATCTAATCTCATTCGATCTCCAGATGATCGCAGCGTTCGATTACTCCTCGACAAATACACCG GGTCAGGATTCATATCTTCAAGCATGTATCAACATGGATTTTTCAGTTCGTTGATAAAGTTGCCAGGAGCTAACACGGCCGGTCTTGTAGTCGCCTTCTAT ACATCAAACGGCGATGTGTTTGTGAAGAACCACGACGAATTAGACATAGAGTTTTTAGGGAACGTTGAAGGGAAGCCGTGGCGGTTTCAGACGAATATGTATGGAAACGGTAGCACAAGCCGTGGCCGTGAAGAACGTTACCGTCTTTGGTTTGATCCTTCCAAGGAGTTTCACCGTTATAGCATCCTTTGGAACCCTACCAAAATAAT ATTTTGGGTAGACGATGTGCCAATtagagaaattaaaagaaaagaagaaatgaGAGGAGACTACCCACAAAAGCCAATGTCTCTCTACGCAACCATTTGGGACGCCTCAAGCTGGGCTACTTCCGGCGGTAAATTCGGAGTCGATTACACATTTTCACCTTTTGTCTCTGAGTTCAAAGACATTGCTCTTGACGGTTGTAATGTCTCCGAGTCACTGACCACCGTCACGAGAGATAACTACAACAATATCAATTGTTCTGCCTCGGACCAACTTCTCATGACCAGCGATTACTCAACCATTAGTCCTAAACAAGCAGCTGCAATGCGACGGTTCAGAGAGCGTTACATGTATTATTCCTATTGTTATGATACCGTACGATACGCGGTACCTCCGCCGGAATGCGTGATTTTAACAGCTGAGAAGGACCGGTTTAGGGATACAGGACGGTTGAAGTTTGGTGGTAGTCATACCAAAGTGCATAGAGCACGGAAAAGACGGAGGCGGAACCGGTCCACGCCGGTGGTATCGGCTGAACTATAG
- the LOC106440322 gene encoding GDSL esterase/lipase At4g18970 yields the protein MARVCVMIMMMVVAMVLNVAIGEPIAPCYFIFGDSLVDSGNNNQLQSLARADYFPYGIDFQFGPTGRFCNGKTTVDVITELLGFDDYITPYSQASGEDILRGVNYASAAAGVREETGRQLGARITFAGQVANHVNTVSQVVNILGDENEAANYLSKCIYSIGLGSNDYLNNYFMPLYYSTGNQYSPDSFANDLINRYTEQLRILYNNGARKFALIGIGAIGCSPNELAQNSRDGTTCDERINSANRIFNSKLVSLVDYFNQNTRDAKFTYINAYGIFQDMVANPSRYGFRVTNAGCCGVGRNNGQITCLPGQAPCLNRDEFVFWDAFHPGEAANIVIGSRSFRRESPSDAHPYDIQQLAML from the exons ATGGCTAGAGTTTGTGTAATGATTATGATGATGGTAGTAGCTATGGTCTTGAACGTGGCTATAGGTGAACCAATAGCACCGTGTTACTTCATATTTGGTGATTCTTTGGTTGATAGTGGAAACAACAATCAGCTTCAGTCCTTAGCAAGAGCTGACTACTTCCCTTACGGCATCGACTTCCAGTTTGGTCCAACCGGCAGGTTCTGTAACGGCAAAACAACCGTCGATGTCATCA CTGAGCTTCTTGGTTTCGATGACTACATTACACCATATTCTCAAGCAAGCGGGGAAGACATCCTACGAGGAGTGAACTACGCTTCTGCAGCTGCCGGAGTCCGAGAAGAAACCGGCCGTCAGCTG gGAGCTAGAATAACGTTTGCAGGGCAAGTAGCTAATCACGTGAACACTGTGTCGCAAGTGGTGAACATTCTCGGAGACGAGAACGAAGCTGCTAATTACCTAAGTAAATGCATCTACTCGATCGGTTTGGGAAGTAACGACTATCTCAACAACTACTTTATGCCTCTATACTACTCCACCGGTAACCAGTACTCTCCAGATTCCTTTGCCAACGATCTCATCAACCGATACACCGAGCAACTCAGG ATATTGTATAACAATGGAGCGAGGAAGTTTGCGTTAATTGGTATCGGCGCAATAGGATGTAGCCCTAACGAGCTGGCGCAGAACAGCAGAGACGGGACGACTTGTGACGAAAGGATCAACTCAGCAAACAGGATCTTCAACAGCAAGCTCGTGTCTCTGGTGGACTATTTCAACCAAAACACACGAGACGCTAAGTTCACTTACATCAATGCTTATGGTATCTTCCAAGACATGGTAGCTAATCCTTCTCGCTATG ggtttagggtgaCGAACGCGGGATGTTGTGGAGTAGGGAGGAACAATGGACAGATAACTTGTCTTCCAGGTCAAGCTCCATGTCTGAACAGGGATGAGTTTGTGTTCTGGGACGCGTTTCATCCGGGAGAAGCAGCGAATATCGTGATCGGTAGTCGATCTTTTAGGAGAGAATCTCCATCTGATGCTCACCCTTATGATATCCAGCAGCTTGCTATGCTCTAG
- the LOC125607122 gene encoding uncharacterized protein LOC125607122, with amino-acid sequence MSEELQESEVIFSDEYYTRNKNKNSIDENNKTKTTAMEKKSSPVRIPSRSIFRRAEEEEEEEEGEITPPHIIIGKRRMEAQMAFSFCTLKGRELSRHRNSVLRMTGFLEV; translated from the coding sequence ATGTCAGAAGAACTTCAAGAATCAGAGGTTATATTTTCCGATGAATATTATACcaggaacaagaacaagaaTAGCATCGAcgagaacaacaaaacaaagacGACGGCGATGGAGAAAAAGTCATCTCCGGTGAGAATCCCGTCGAGAAGTATTTTCCGGCgtgcggaggaggaggaggaagaggaggagggagAGATCACTCCGCCACATATAATCATCGGAAAGCGAAGAATGGAGGCGCAAATGGCGTTTTCCTTTTGTACACTCAAAGGGAGAGAGTTGAGTCGTCACCGTAACTCCGTTCTTAGGATGACCGGTTTTTTGGAAGTATAA
- the LOC106444424 gene encoding probable xyloglucan endotransglucosylase/hydrolase protein 29 isoform X2 — translation MKVFLIYLVNLISFDLQMIAAFDYSSTNTPTSNGDVFVKNHDELDIEFLGNVEGKPWRFQTNMYGNGSTSRGREERYRLWFDPSKEFHRYSILWNPTKIIFWVDDVPIREIKRKEEMRGDYPQKPMSLYATIWDASSWATSGGKFGVDYTFSPFVSEFKDIALDGCNVSESLTTVTRDNYNNINCSASDQLLMTSDYSTISPKQAAAMRRFRERYMYYSYCYDTVRYAVPPPECVILTAEKDRFRDTGRLKFGGSHTKVHRARKRRRRNRSTPVVSAEL, via the exons ATGAAGGTCTTTCTCATTTATTTGGTGAATCTAATCTCATTCGATCTCCAGATGATCGCAGCGTTCGATTACTCCTCGACAAATACACCG ACATCAAACGGCGATGTGTTTGTGAAGAACCACGACGAATTAGACATAGAGTTTTTAGGGAACGTTGAAGGGAAGCCGTGGCGGTTTCAGACGAATATGTATGGAAACGGTAGCACAAGCCGTGGCCGTGAAGAACGTTACCGTCTTTGGTTTGATCCTTCCAAGGAGTTTCACCGTTATAGCATCCTTTGGAACCCTACCAAAATAAT ATTTTGGGTAGACGATGTGCCAATtagagaaattaaaagaaaagaagaaatgaGAGGAGACTACCCACAAAAGCCAATGTCTCTCTACGCAACCATTTGGGACGCCTCAAGCTGGGCTACTTCCGGCGGTAAATTCGGAGTCGATTACACATTTTCACCTTTTGTCTCTGAGTTCAAAGACATTGCTCTTGACGGTTGTAATGTCTCCGAGTCACTGACCACCGTCACGAGAGATAACTACAACAATATCAATTGTTCTGCCTCGGACCAACTTCTCATGACCAGCGATTACTCAACCATTAGTCCTAAACAAGCAGCTGCAATGCGACGGTTCAGAGAGCGTTACATGTATTATTCCTATTGTTATGATACCGTACGATACGCGGTACCTCCGCCGGAATGCGTGATTTTAACAGCTGAGAAGGACCGGTTTAGGGATACAGGACGGTTGAAGTTTGGTGGTAGTCATACCAAAGTGCATAGAGCACGGAAAAGACGGAGGCGGAACCGGTCCACGCCGGTGGTATCGGCTGAACTATAG
- the LOC106440320 gene encoding protein ENHANCED DISEASE RESISTANCE 2 isoform X3, producing the protein MAAFNIQEALMWKEKIESVIDQHQESQVPNGQQYVAFEYKSGMDTGRTASSSDYESQFSAPEDEDDSRRRLVRRTTIGNGPPPSVLDWTKEFDAELANQNSDNQAFSRKHWRLLQCQNGLRIFEELLEVDYLPRSYSRAMKAVGVVEATCEEVFELVMSMDGTRYEWDCSFQYGSLVEEVDGHTAVLYHRLLLDWFPMVVWPRDLCYVRYWRRNDDGSYVVLFRSREHDNCGPQPGCVRAHLESGGYNIAPLKPRNGRPRTQVQHLIQIDLKGWGAGYLPAFQQHCLLQMLNSAAGLREWFSQTDERGVHTRIPVMVNMASSSLSLSKSGRSLHQSAFSVDQTNAANRNSVLMDEDSDDDDEFQIAESEQEGETSKIETDVKKTEEEPAHKIDLSCFSGNLKRNENENARNCWRTSDGNNFKVRSKNFCDDKRKIPAGKHLMDLVAVDWFKDSKRIDHVARRKGCAAQVAAEKGLFSMVVNVQVPGSTHYSMVFYFVTKELVPGSLLQRFVDGDDEFRNSRLKLIPLVPKGSWIVRQSVGSTPCLLGKAVDCNYIRGPTYLEIDVDIGSSTVANGVLGLVIGVITSLVVEMAFLVQANAPEELPERLIGAVRVSHIELSSAIVPNLESG; encoded by the exons ATGGCAGCGTTCAACATCCAGGAAGCACTTATGTGGAAGGAGAAAATTGAGTCTGTTATAGACCAG CATCAAGAGTCTCAAGTTCCAAATGGTCAGCAATATGTTGCATTTGAATATAAGTCTGGAATGGATACTGGAAGGACTGCTTCATCTTCAGATTATGAAAGCCA aTTCAGTGCACCGGAGGATGAAGATGACTCTAGGCGTCGTTTAGTTAGACGGACAACTATTGGGAATG GTCCCCCGCCATCTGTACTTGACTGGACTAAGGAGTTTGATGCAGAGTTGGCGAACCAGAATTCTGATAACCAAGCTTTCTCTAGAAAACACTGGCGTCTTCTTCAGTGCCAAAATG GTCTTCGGATTTTTGAAGAGCTTCTTGAAGTTGATTACCTT CCGAGAAGCTACAGCAGGGCAATGAAAGCTGTTGGAGTAGTGGAGGCAACATGTGAGGAAGTATTCGAACTTGTGATGAGCATGGATGGCACTCGTTATGA GTGGGACTGCAGCTTTCAGTATGGTAGCTTAGTGGAAGAGGTGGATGGTCACACAGCAGTGCTCTATCATAGACTTTTGCTCGACTGGTTTCCAAT GGTTGTGTGGCCTCGTGACCTTTGTTATGTCCGCTATTGGCGCCGGAATGATGATGGGAGTTATG TTGTGTTGTTCCGTTCTAGGGAGCATGATAACTGTGGTCCTCAACCTGGATGTGTCCGTGCTCATCTAGAGA GTGGTGGATATAATATTGCCCCACTAAAGCCCCGAAATGGGAGGCCTAGAACACAGGTGCAACATCTAATACAAATTGATCTAAAAGGGTGGGGCGCAGGCTACCTTCCAGCATTTCAACAACATTGCCTTCTTCAAATGCTGAATAGTGCTGCTG GTTTGCGGGAATGGTTTTCACAGACAGATGAGAGAGGTGTTCATACCCGGATCCCTGTTATGGTTAACATGGCATCATCTTCCTTGAGCTTGAGTAAGAGTGGAAGGTCTCTGCATCAGTCTGCCTTTTCTGTTGATCAAACAAATGCCGCCAACAGAAACTCTGTGCTCATGGATGAAGactcagatgatgatgatgagtttCAGATCGCTGAATCAGAACAAGAG GGTGAAACAAGTAAGATAGAGACTGATGTCAAGAAAACAG AAGAAGAACCTGCTCACAAGATTGATCTGTCATGCTTCTCCGGTAACCTAAAGCGGAATGAAAACGAAAATGCACGTAACTGCTGGAGGACTTCTGATGGGAACAACTTCAAAGTTCGTAGCAAGAATTTCTGTGATGATAAAAGAAAG ATTCCTGCTGGGAAGCATCTTATGGATCTTGTTGCTGTCGACTGGTTCAAAGACAGTAAAAGAATAGATCATGTGGCTAGACGTAAGGGCTGTGCAGCACAA GTTGCTGCAGAGAAAGGTTTATTCTCAATGGTGGTAAATGTTCAA GTTCCAGGGTCAACACACTACAGTATGGTGTTTTATTTTGTGACGAAAGAACTTGTACCTGGGTCTCTGTTGCAACGATTTGTCGATGGGGATGATGAATTCCGGAATAGTAGACTAAAGCTTATACCTTTAGTTCCTAAG GGGTCATGGATAGTACGGCAAAGCGTGGGAAGCACTCCATGTCTCCTTGGAAAAGCAGTGGACTGCAACTACATTCGTGGCCCGACATACTTAGAA ATTGATGTGGATATTGGTTCATCAACCGTTGCAAATGGAGTGTTGGGTCTTGTCATTGGTGTAATCACATCGTTGGTTGTAGAAATGGCTTTCCTTGTACAG GCAAATGCACCGGAAGAATTGCCGGAGAGGCTTATAGGTGCGGTTCGGGTTTCGCATATAGAGCTCTCTTCAGCTATAGTTCCAAATCTGGAGTCAGGTTAA
- the LOC106440320 gene encoding protein ENHANCED DISEASE RESISTANCE 2 isoform X1 — MSKVVYEGWMVRYGRRKIGRSYIHMRYFVLEPRLLAYYKKKPQYSQVPIKTMLIDGNCRVEDRGLKTHHGHMVYVLSVYNKKEKHHRITMAAFNIQEALMWKEKIESVIDQHQESQVPNGQQYVAFEYKSGMDTGRTASSSDYESQFSAPEDEDDSRRRLVRRTTIGNGPPPSVLDWTKEFDAELANQNSDNQAFSRKHWRLLQCQNGLRIFEELLEVDYLPRSYSRAMKAVGVVEATCEEVFELVMSMDGTRYEWDCSFQYGSLVEEVDGHTAVLYHRLLLDWFPMVVWPRDLCYVRYWRRNDDGSYVVLFRSREHDNCGPQPGCVRAHLESGGYNIAPLKPRNGRPRTQVQHLIQIDLKGWGAGYLPAFQQHCLLQMLNSAAGLREWFSQTDERGVHTRIPVMVNMASSSLSLSKSGRSLHQSAFSVDQTNAANRNSVLMDEDSDDDDEFQIAESEQEGETSKIETDVKKTEEEPAHKIDLSCFSGNLKRNENENARNCWRTSDGNNFKVRSKNFCDDKRKIPAGKHLMDLVAVDWFKDSKRIDHVARRKGCAAQVAAEKGLFSMVVNVQVPGSTHYSMVFYFVTKELVPGSLLQRFVDGDDEFRNSRLKLIPLVPKGSWIVRQSVGSTPCLLGKAVDCNYIRGPTYLEIDVDIGSSTVANGVLGLVIGVITSLVVEMAFLVQANAPEELPERLIGAVRVSHIELSSAIVPNLESG; from the exons ATGTCAAAGGTAGTGTACGAAGGGTGGATGGTGAGGTATGGAAGGAGGAAGATCGGACGGTCGTATATTCACATGAGGTACTTCGTTTTGGAGCCTCGTCTTTTGGCCTATTACAAGAAGAAACCTCAGTATTCTCAG GTTCCTATCAAGACCATGTTAATTGATGGCAACTGCAGAGTTGAAGATCGAGGCTTGAAGACGCATCATGGACAT ATGGTTTACGTGTTGTCTGTCTAtaacaagaaagaaaagcaCCATAGAATAACG ATGGCAGCGTTCAACATCCAGGAAGCACTTATGTGGAAGGAGAAAATTGAGTCTGTTATAGACCAG CATCAAGAGTCTCAAGTTCCAAATGGTCAGCAATATGTTGCATTTGAATATAAGTCTGGAATGGATACTGGAAGGACTGCTTCATCTTCAGATTATGAAAGCCA aTTCAGTGCACCGGAGGATGAAGATGACTCTAGGCGTCGTTTAGTTAGACGGACAACTATTGGGAATG GTCCCCCGCCATCTGTACTTGACTGGACTAAGGAGTTTGATGCAGAGTTGGCGAACCAGAATTCTGATAACCAAGCTTTCTCTAGAAAACACTGGCGTCTTCTTCAGTGCCAAAATG GTCTTCGGATTTTTGAAGAGCTTCTTGAAGTTGATTACCTT CCGAGAAGCTACAGCAGGGCAATGAAAGCTGTTGGAGTAGTGGAGGCAACATGTGAGGAAGTATTCGAACTTGTGATGAGCATGGATGGCACTCGTTATGA GTGGGACTGCAGCTTTCAGTATGGTAGCTTAGTGGAAGAGGTGGATGGTCACACAGCAGTGCTCTATCATAGACTTTTGCTCGACTGGTTTCCAAT GGTTGTGTGGCCTCGTGACCTTTGTTATGTCCGCTATTGGCGCCGGAATGATGATGGGAGTTATG TTGTGTTGTTCCGTTCTAGGGAGCATGATAACTGTGGTCCTCAACCTGGATGTGTCCGTGCTCATCTAGAGA GTGGTGGATATAATATTGCCCCACTAAAGCCCCGAAATGGGAGGCCTAGAACACAGGTGCAACATCTAATACAAATTGATCTAAAAGGGTGGGGCGCAGGCTACCTTCCAGCATTTCAACAACATTGCCTTCTTCAAATGCTGAATAGTGCTGCTG GTTTGCGGGAATGGTTTTCACAGACAGATGAGAGAGGTGTTCATACCCGGATCCCTGTTATGGTTAACATGGCATCATCTTCCTTGAGCTTGAGTAAGAGTGGAAGGTCTCTGCATCAGTCTGCCTTTTCTGTTGATCAAACAAATGCCGCCAACAGAAACTCTGTGCTCATGGATGAAGactcagatgatgatgatgagtttCAGATCGCTGAATCAGAACAAGAG GGTGAAACAAGTAAGATAGAGACTGATGTCAAGAAAACAG AAGAAGAACCTGCTCACAAGATTGATCTGTCATGCTTCTCCGGTAACCTAAAGCGGAATGAAAACGAAAATGCACGTAACTGCTGGAGGACTTCTGATGGGAACAACTTCAAAGTTCGTAGCAAGAATTTCTGTGATGATAAAAGAAAG ATTCCTGCTGGGAAGCATCTTATGGATCTTGTTGCTGTCGACTGGTTCAAAGACAGTAAAAGAATAGATCATGTGGCTAGACGTAAGGGCTGTGCAGCACAA GTTGCTGCAGAGAAAGGTTTATTCTCAATGGTGGTAAATGTTCAA GTTCCAGGGTCAACACACTACAGTATGGTGTTTTATTTTGTGACGAAAGAACTTGTACCTGGGTCTCTGTTGCAACGATTTGTCGATGGGGATGATGAATTCCGGAATAGTAGACTAAAGCTTATACCTTTAGTTCCTAAG GGGTCATGGATAGTACGGCAAAGCGTGGGAAGCACTCCATGTCTCCTTGGAAAAGCAGTGGACTGCAACTACATTCGTGGCCCGACATACTTAGAA ATTGATGTGGATATTGGTTCATCAACCGTTGCAAATGGAGTGTTGGGTCTTGTCATTGGTGTAATCACATCGTTGGTTGTAGAAATGGCTTTCCTTGTACAG GCAAATGCACCGGAAGAATTGCCGGAGAGGCTTATAGGTGCGGTTCGGGTTTCGCATATAGAGCTCTCTTCAGCTATAGTTCCAAATCTGGAGTCAGGTTAA
- the LOC106440320 gene encoding protein ENHANCED DISEASE RESISTANCE 2 isoform X2, which produces MSKVVYEGWMVRYGRRKIGRSYIHMRYFVLEPRLLAYYKKKPQYSQVPIKTMLIDGNCRVEDRGLKTHHGHMVYVLSVYNKKEKHHRITMAAFNIQEALMWKEKIESVIDQHQESQVPNGQQYVAFEYKSGMDTGRTASSSDYESHAPEDEDDSRRRLVRRTTIGNGPPPSVLDWTKEFDAELANQNSDNQAFSRKHWRLLQCQNGLRIFEELLEVDYLPRSYSRAMKAVGVVEATCEEVFELVMSMDGTRYEWDCSFQYGSLVEEVDGHTAVLYHRLLLDWFPMVVWPRDLCYVRYWRRNDDGSYVVLFRSREHDNCGPQPGCVRAHLESGGYNIAPLKPRNGRPRTQVQHLIQIDLKGWGAGYLPAFQQHCLLQMLNSAAGLREWFSQTDERGVHTRIPVMVNMASSSLSLSKSGRSLHQSAFSVDQTNAANRNSVLMDEDSDDDDEFQIAESEQEGETSKIETDVKKTEEEPAHKIDLSCFSGNLKRNENENARNCWRTSDGNNFKVRSKNFCDDKRKIPAGKHLMDLVAVDWFKDSKRIDHVARRKGCAAQVAAEKGLFSMVVNVQVPGSTHYSMVFYFVTKELVPGSLLQRFVDGDDEFRNSRLKLIPLVPKGSWIVRQSVGSTPCLLGKAVDCNYIRGPTYLEIDVDIGSSTVANGVLGLVIGVITSLVVEMAFLVQANAPEELPERLIGAVRVSHIELSSAIVPNLESG; this is translated from the exons ATGTCAAAGGTAGTGTACGAAGGGTGGATGGTGAGGTATGGAAGGAGGAAGATCGGACGGTCGTATATTCACATGAGGTACTTCGTTTTGGAGCCTCGTCTTTTGGCCTATTACAAGAAGAAACCTCAGTATTCTCAG GTTCCTATCAAGACCATGTTAATTGATGGCAACTGCAGAGTTGAAGATCGAGGCTTGAAGACGCATCATGGACAT ATGGTTTACGTGTTGTCTGTCTAtaacaagaaagaaaagcaCCATAGAATAACG ATGGCAGCGTTCAACATCCAGGAAGCACTTATGTGGAAGGAGAAAATTGAGTCTGTTATAGACCAG CATCAAGAGTCTCAAGTTCCAAATGGTCAGCAATATGTTGCATTTGAATATAAGTCTGGAATGGATACTGGAAGGACTGCTTCATCTTCAGATTATGAAAGCCA TGCACCGGAGGATGAAGATGACTCTAGGCGTCGTTTAGTTAGACGGACAACTATTGGGAATG GTCCCCCGCCATCTGTACTTGACTGGACTAAGGAGTTTGATGCAGAGTTGGCGAACCAGAATTCTGATAACCAAGCTTTCTCTAGAAAACACTGGCGTCTTCTTCAGTGCCAAAATG GTCTTCGGATTTTTGAAGAGCTTCTTGAAGTTGATTACCTT CCGAGAAGCTACAGCAGGGCAATGAAAGCTGTTGGAGTAGTGGAGGCAACATGTGAGGAAGTATTCGAACTTGTGATGAGCATGGATGGCACTCGTTATGA GTGGGACTGCAGCTTTCAGTATGGTAGCTTAGTGGAAGAGGTGGATGGTCACACAGCAGTGCTCTATCATAGACTTTTGCTCGACTGGTTTCCAAT GGTTGTGTGGCCTCGTGACCTTTGTTATGTCCGCTATTGGCGCCGGAATGATGATGGGAGTTATG TTGTGTTGTTCCGTTCTAGGGAGCATGATAACTGTGGTCCTCAACCTGGATGTGTCCGTGCTCATCTAGAGA GTGGTGGATATAATATTGCCCCACTAAAGCCCCGAAATGGGAGGCCTAGAACACAGGTGCAACATCTAATACAAATTGATCTAAAAGGGTGGGGCGCAGGCTACCTTCCAGCATTTCAACAACATTGCCTTCTTCAAATGCTGAATAGTGCTGCTG GTTTGCGGGAATGGTTTTCACAGACAGATGAGAGAGGTGTTCATACCCGGATCCCTGTTATGGTTAACATGGCATCATCTTCCTTGAGCTTGAGTAAGAGTGGAAGGTCTCTGCATCAGTCTGCCTTTTCTGTTGATCAAACAAATGCCGCCAACAGAAACTCTGTGCTCATGGATGAAGactcagatgatgatgatgagtttCAGATCGCTGAATCAGAACAAGAG GGTGAAACAAGTAAGATAGAGACTGATGTCAAGAAAACAG AAGAAGAACCTGCTCACAAGATTGATCTGTCATGCTTCTCCGGTAACCTAAAGCGGAATGAAAACGAAAATGCACGTAACTGCTGGAGGACTTCTGATGGGAACAACTTCAAAGTTCGTAGCAAGAATTTCTGTGATGATAAAAGAAAG ATTCCTGCTGGGAAGCATCTTATGGATCTTGTTGCTGTCGACTGGTTCAAAGACAGTAAAAGAATAGATCATGTGGCTAGACGTAAGGGCTGTGCAGCACAA GTTGCTGCAGAGAAAGGTTTATTCTCAATGGTGGTAAATGTTCAA GTTCCAGGGTCAACACACTACAGTATGGTGTTTTATTTTGTGACGAAAGAACTTGTACCTGGGTCTCTGTTGCAACGATTTGTCGATGGGGATGATGAATTCCGGAATAGTAGACTAAAGCTTATACCTTTAGTTCCTAAG GGGTCATGGATAGTACGGCAAAGCGTGGGAAGCACTCCATGTCTCCTTGGAAAAGCAGTGGACTGCAACTACATTCGTGGCCCGACATACTTAGAA ATTGATGTGGATATTGGTTCATCAACCGTTGCAAATGGAGTGTTGGGTCTTGTCATTGGTGTAATCACATCGTTGGTTGTAGAAATGGCTTTCCTTGTACAG GCAAATGCACCGGAAGAATTGCCGGAGAGGCTTATAGGTGCGGTTCGGGTTTCGCATATAGAGCTCTCTTCAGCTATAGTTCCAAATCTGGAGTCAGGTTAA